A DNA window from Dama dama isolate Ldn47 chromosome 19, ASM3311817v1, whole genome shotgun sequence contains the following coding sequences:
- the LOC133073481 gene encoding leucine-rich repeat protein SHOC-2, translating to MSSSLGKEKDSKEKDPKAPSAKEREKEAKASGGFGKESKEKEPKTKGKDAKDGKKDSSAAQPGVAFSVDNTIKRPNPAPGTRKKSSNAEVIKELNKCREENSMRLDLSKRSIHILPSSIKELTQLTELYLYSNKLQSLPAEVGCLVNLMTLALSENSLTSLPDSLDNLKKLRMLDLRHNKLREIPSVVYRLDSLTTLYLRFNRITTVEKDIKNLSKLSMLSIRENKIKQLPAEIGELCNLITLDVAHNQLEHLPKEIGNCTQITNLDLQHNELLDLPDTIGNLSSLSRLGLRYNRLSAIPRSLAKCSALEELNLENNNISTLPESLLSSLVKLNSLTLARNCFQLYPVGGPSQFSTIYSLNMEHNRINKIPFGIFSRAKVLSKLNMKDNQLTSLPLDFGTWTSMVELNLATNQLTKIPEDVSGLVSLEVLILSNNLLKKLPHGLGNLRKLRELDLEENKLESLPNEIAYLKDLQKLVLTNNQLTTLPRGIGHLTNLTHLGLGENLLTHLPEEIGTLENLEELYLNDNPNLHSLPFELALCSKLSIMSIENCPLSHLPPQIVAGGPSFIIQFLKMQGPYRAMV from the coding sequence ATGAGTAGtagtttaggaaaagaaaaagactctAAAGAGAAAGATCCCAAAGCACCATCagccaaggaaagagaaaaggaggcaaAAGCCTCTGGAGGTTTTGGGAAagagagcaaagaaaaagaacCTAAGACCAAAGGGAAAGATGCCAAAGATGGAAAGAAGGACTCCAGTGCTGCCCAGCCAGGGGTGGCTTTTTCGGTTGATAATACGATCAAACGGCCAAATCCAGCACCTGGGACTAGAAAAAAATCTAGCAATGCAGAGGTGATTAAAGAGCTCAACAAATGCCGGGAAGAGAACTCAATGCGTTTGGACTTATCCAAGAGGTCTATACACATATTGCCTTCATCAATCAAGGAGTTGACTCAATTAACAGAACTTTATTTATATAGCAACAAATTACAGTCCCTCCCAGCGGAAGTGGGTTGTCTAGTAAATCTCATGACACTGGCTCTAAGTGAAAATTCACTTACCAGTTTGCCTGACTCTCTTGATAACTTGAAGAAGCTGCGGATGCTTGATTTACGGCATAATAAACTGAGAGAAATTCCTTCAGTGGTGTATAGGCTAGATTCTCTCACCACTCTTTACCTTCGCTTCAATCGTATAACTACTGTGGAAAAAGACATCAAAAACCTGTCAAAACTCAGCATGCTTAGCATTCGAGAGAACAAAATCAAACAACTACCTGCTGAAATTGGTGAATTATGTAACCTCATTACGCTGGATGTAGCTCACAATCAACTTGAACACCTTCCAAAGGAGATTGGAAACTGCACTCAGATAACCAACCTTGACTTGCAGCACAATGAATTGTTAGACCTCCCAGATACTATTGGAAATCTGTCCAGTTTAAGTCGTCTTGGTCTGAGATATAACAGACTGTCAGCAATACCCAGATCATTGGCAAAATGCAGTGCACTTGAAGAATTAAATTTAGAGAACAATAACATTTCTACTTTACCAGAGAGTCTTTTATCAAGTCTTGTGAAACTGAATAGTTTGACCTTAGCTAGAAATTGCTTCCAGTTATATCCAGTAGGTGGTCCATCTCAGTTTTCCACTATCTATTCCCTCAACATGGAACACAATCGAATCAACAAAATCCCATTTGGAATTTTCTCCAGAGCAAAAGTATTAAGTAAGCTGAATATGAAGGACAATCAGTTGACATCACTTCCCTTGGATTTTGGAACTTGGACCAGTATGGTAGAATTGAATTTAGCTACTAATCAGCTCACAAAGATCCCTGAGGATGTGTCTGGTCTTGTTTCTCTTGAGGTTCTAATATTATCAAACAATCTTTTAAAGAAGCTTCCTCATGGCCTTGGAAACCTTAGGAAGTTAAGAGAATTGGATCTAGAGGAGAACAAATTGGAATCCTTGCCAAATGAAATTGCTTATCTTAAGGATTTGCAGAAATTAGTCTTGACAAACAACCAACTGACCACTCTTCCCAGAGGCATTGGTCACCTTACCAATCTTACACATCTAGGCCTTGGAGAGAACCTACTTACTCATCTTCCTGAGGAAATTGGTACACTGGAGAATCTAGAAGAACTGTATTTGAATGACAACCCCAACCTGCATAGCCTTCCCtttgagctggctctttgcagcaAGCTTTCAATCATGAGTATTGAGAACTGTCCACTCAGCCATCTTCCACCTCAGATTGTTGCTGGGGGTCCTTCTTTCATCATTCAGTTCCTAAAGATGCAGGGTCCATATCGTGCCATGGTCTGA